gttctgctttcacccaccagtggaaacaacctgcccacatctatcctatctattcccttcataatcttatatgtttctacaagatcccccctcatccttctaaattccaacaagtacagtcccagcctactcaacctctccacgtaatccaaccccttcagctctgggattaacctagtgaatctcctctgcaaaccctccagtgccagtacgtcctttctcaagtaaggagaccaaaactgaacacaatactccaggtgtggcctcactaacaccttatacaattgcagcataaccgccctagtcttaaactccatccctctagcaatgaaggacaaaattccatttgccttcttaatcacctgttgcacctgtaaaccaactttttgcgactcatgcagtagcacacccaggtctctctgcacagcagcatgttttaatattttatcatttaaataataatcccttttgctgttattcctaccaaaatggataacctcacatttgtcaacattgtattccatctgccagaccctagcccattcacgtagcctatccaaatccctctgcagacttccagtatcctctgcactttttgctttaccacttatctcagtgtcgtttgcaaacttggacacattgcccttggtccccaactccaaatcatctatgtaaattgtgaacagttgtgggcccaacactgatccctgagggacaccactagctactgattgccaactagagaaacacccattaatcaccactctttgctttctattaattaaccaatcctctatccatgctactactttccccttaatgccatgcatctttatctcatgcagcaaccttttgtgtgacacctttcaaaggctttctggaaatccagatataccacatccattggctccccgttatctaccgcactgttaatgtcctcaaaaaagtccactaaattagttaggcatgacctgtcctttatgaacccatgctgcgtctgcccaatgggacaatttccatccagatgcctcgctatttcttccttgatgatagattccagcatcttccctactaccgaagttaagctcactggcctataattacccgctttctgtctacctccttttttgaacagtggtgtcacgtttgctaatttccaatccgctgggaccaccacagagtctagtgaattttggtaagttattactagtgcatttgcaatttcccgagccatctcttttagcactctgggatgcattccgtcaggtccaggagacttgtctacctttagccccattagcttgcccatcactaccttcttggTGAGAACAATCCTCTCAagctcctcacctgtcatagcctcagtcactggcatgttatttgtatcttccactgagaagaccaacccaaaaaacctgttcagttcttcagccatttcctcatctcccattattaaattgtcagggatgcagtataataaaccctgaacaaagcaaatgtgtgtgtgagaagcatctgaagcaccaggaaccagctgaaccagcagagctggttgtctcccagtgcagccacaATACTGAACATATTgcagcttccaagtccacctgagaaccaacctcctggctatttgtctacaagaagcttcagagcctcatgagaattatttgtttctaaacaCGCTTCACTCGAACTAAAGGACCTgctcaacaagaagacaacagaGCTGCAGCAATAtagtttagctggtttagcacacgaggctaaatcgctggcttttaaagcagaccaaggcagggcagcagcatggttcaattcccataccagcctccctgaacaggtgctggaatgtggcgactagggacctttcacagtaacttcatttgaagcctactcgtgacattaagctattttcatttcatttcatataaagATTGTAGTCTTCATTCCACTTTCATCATTACAGCGTCAACTTGATCTGTacgagactgagatgttcaaacatccagggaaatagtgtgataataaataaacttTATTCCATTAAAAATCACCAGTCAGCAAATAAAGAAATATCACactgagggtaagaaaatatcacacaaacatcctgataatgaactggaaaggaccactaaatgtaatcaaacgctgtgTAACCGCCTTCAGGTAGCTATAtggaggctgcagcctctcacactgaatgtctacgtgaTCCATAGACACCTCCAGGCCACAAACATCAGCTGCAGCCTGGGAGTGGGTGAAACATTTAAAAAACCTGTTTACGATTAATAGCTgggcgggcactaggacccggctgggaacagaaaccttcaggccCCGCCCGCTCGCTGTTGCATCACAgaggccagcgcatgcgctctgcttccccaagatggcggctgtgaaccagggcctggtcccgggagagagctgaccggcggtgatgtgacctgaggatcaccgcacctcaggcaaggggccaggttgggaaggcggtgccttcaggaataactgggaaggtgatgtttggtcagttgctgcagtctgtgtagtgaaggtgctgtcacagtggtgtgaggtgaggaagtacaggattatcacccagcaatgatcaattaaggggaatgtaaatccagctcaggctgctttcagattggaaagggagctaaggtgtgtcctcagctggtgaatgttgtggctttggcagtttctctataaattcaatccctccctccctcaaccacctctatctttagagtcagagagttttacagcacggaaagaggcccttcggcccattcacaatctttattattgtcacaagcgggctgacattaacactacaatgaagtttctgtgaaaatcccccagtcgccacattccggcgcctgttcggatgcactgaggaataattcagaatgtccaattcacctaacaagctcgtctttcgggacttgtgggaggaaaccgcagcacctggaggaaacccccatagacacgggaagaatgtgcagactctgcacagacagtggcccaagccgggaatcgaacccaggtccctggtgctgtgaagcagcagtgcgaaccactatgctgcccataaGATTATTCGATTactaggtctggatgaattgtgtcccaggatgctgtgggaggcaagggaggagatttcaggggTTCTCACCCAAAGTTTTAATTTCTGGCCACATGCTTtgaaatggcagcaaatcctgtctctaagaatcctctccaataatttccctaccactgacgtaaagttcaccggcttgtaattttctggattatcctgcATTTTACTTTTAATTTTCTGGGTTATccttaggcttgggttgttttcattggagccgagaagggggccgttgtgtgtgtgtgtgtgtgtgtgtggttggggggggggggttagggggtgggggggctgctgattgaggtgtacaagattattagggttttggacagggtggatagggagcagctgttcccctcagttaagATCAGTCacgagggacacaagttcaagatgaggggagaagtttaggggggttttgaggaaaaaccttgttacccagagggtggtgacggtttggaacccactgcctgggagggtggtagaagtgggttgcctcacatcctttaaacacTTGGCACATAATAACATTCagtgctatgggccaagtgctggcaaatgggaataGGTAGGTCAGGTCCTTTTCACGTGTCGGTGGccattcagactcaatgggccgaagggcctcttcactgttgctgttGATACAAAGTTTGGTGGCATCGCAGACAGACTAGCtgatggcataaaattgcaagaagatattgacagactcggtgaatgggcaaatttgtggcaaatggaattcaatgtaaaccagtgtgaggttatacattttggaccaaaaaagaatagaacagagcaaaagaacaaagaacaaagaaatgtacagcacaggaacaggcccttcggccctccaagcccgtgccgaccatactgcccgactaaactacaatcttctacacttcctgggtccgtatccttctattcccatcctattcatatatttgtcaagatgccccttaaatgtccctatcgtccctgcctccactacctcctccggtagtgagttccaggcacccactaccctctgcgtaaaaaacttgcctcgtacatctactctaaactttgcccctctcaccttaaacctatgccccctagtaattgacccctctaccctggggaaaagcctctgactatccactctgtctatgcccctcataattttgtatacctctatcaggtcgcccctcaacctccttcgttccagtgagaacaaaccgagtttattcaatcgctcctcatagcactttctaaatggaaagaggtttggTCCAGTGGATGTCCAAGCTGCAAACCATTCCTccagatccttgcccttcatggatttaatgaaggccaaggcaatagttggattattgaaagacttgacggagttgttggataccatttttcaGGTTGCAGTATAAAACCTGacgtaattcactccccacagccttgagctGCCTTTGAACTTCATCAAAGTCTTGAAGCTTtgtttgtgttgctgccgaaaagtcctgAATCCTCTCTCCCTCCTGGGGCCAGGTGCCACCTCAccgtacccgtctccaggaccatctttcaagttgtggaagtgaatgattacaggcctgggatgaaaacgacCCCTCGGCCTCCAAGACCGATGCACCTTTTCTAATTTGAAACGCCCAGGCTTCCCATCCAgctgagaaaacgtggcagtcgaTCCTCTAAGAACCtcacgggagccttaccctccacactaaatggacagaaaataacatcattgatgggcagcacggtagcacagtggttagcacagttgcttcactgctccagggtcccaggttcgattcccagcttgaatcactgtctgtgcggagtctgcacgttctccctgtgtcagcgtgggtttactctgggtgctccggtttcctcccgcagtccaaagatgtgcagtttaggtggattggccacgataaattgcccttcgtgtccaaataaaaggttaggtggggttactgggttacagggatggggtaatggcttggctggggtgctgtttccaaggcgcagactcgatgggccgagtggcctcctacactgtaattctatgatgaccatcagacaggccgacgactcggatgttctttttccgaccctcagttctccaaatcctccaggacctctgccagccactcggctggttttcaaaggattgaattcttgcctccgtcgAGGAGGCATCTTGGTGAATGTTCAGGATTCtgtcctccggatcatcgagcctcttcatggcgtTTTGCAGCTGGGCcttatgagctcacagatattgagtcagcacactccgcctctggtcaataacacggataatgtcggcagtcatcattttcgccgcctcccagagagccccggagagcgcagggtcgagagacctcctgtgggtcaggccgccatgttgaaaaggcggctccattcccgctgaatccacctgcgctatTTTATCAAGGCATTTCTTCACTTTTTACAGCATGATCCTACCAATCCGAACCTTGAAGTCTTCCAGGGACACGATAACAAATAATGAATTTaaggattaggtagatgagtgcCAGGCAATCAGGGTAAGTGTCAGATTATAATGAGTGGCACCGgaacctgcggaaaagcagctactcccgcACCCGTATCACATGCCTGACACCCCAgcacagacagatttctgattgatgaGGATGTCGAGtgttatggggaactggcaggtaaatagagagaaagctgagatgagaagggatttctttactcaacgatgtggtgaagctttggaattctccacccccaaGGATTCTGGAacttcagtcatcaagtattttcaagacacagattgataggtttctagatattgtagacgtcgaaggatatgggggatagtgtgggaaaacggtgctgaggtagatcagccaatgatcccattggatggttcaggttcgatgggccgaatagcccactgcagctcatatttgttgtgatctcctggacaggaagctgtgagcttggatttgtcaatcagcctgaatcagcaccttcaggagaattgggagggtgaatattagatacagcagagtgagaatggagggagtgtgtgagatgaGATTTACAGTTTatggggaataagagagaggaaaaaatgtgacatagaaactagaattgtctgttctgcgtttctgtcctgtactgacagtgatgaattttggaaATTGTTTTCACAGGATATTAGacaaggaggaattacagacagaaatctcaaacgccacgtctcgatctgacagtcactcccttCCTTAGAACCTGGATATCATCaggctttgaatctagaaggagaaatgtttccccgaactgtcagctaaaagtttcaaccatcagtgtgactggaaaagcaccgagacccacacaacacacacccgaatgagagtgttccagtgaactgactgtggaaagagctttaaccagttacacagcctgaaaaacatcacaatATTCAGAGCGGGGAGGAACCGTACCCGTGTTGTGGacgaggcttccactgattgtccagcCTGGAGAGACGTGAGGAGACccgaaacatggagaaaccgtggaaatgtggggactgtgggaagggatacagattcccatctgagctggagattcatcgacgtagtcacactggagagaggccattcacctgctcaaagtgtgggaagggatttactcagttacctCACCTgcggtcacaccagcgagttcacactggggagaggccattcacctgctctcagtgtgggaaaggatttgcacatttatccaccctgcggagacatcagcgagttcacactggggagaggccattcacctgctctcagtgtgggaaggggttcactcagttatctcacctgcggacacaccagcgacttcacactgtggagaggccattcacctgctctgagtgtgggaaagggTTTACTGAcgtatccaccctgcggacacaccagcgagttcacactggggagaggccattcacctgctctcagtgtgggaagagatttactcagttatctcacctgcagacacaccagcgagttcacactggggagaggccattcacctgctctcagtgtgggaaaggatttgcatatttatccagcctgcagaaacaccagcgagttcacactggggagaggccatacacctgctctcagtgtgggaagggatttactcagttatccgccatgcggacacaccagcgagttcacactggggagaggccgttcacctgctcaaagTGCGGGAAAAGATTTGCAtatttatccagcctgcagaaacaccagcgagttcacactggggagaggccgttcacctgctccctctgtgggaaaggatttactcgagtatccaccctgcggagacacaagcgagttcacactggggagaggccgttcacctgctctcagtgtgggaaaggatttgcacatttatcctacctgcggagacaccagcgagttcacactggggagagaccgtccaCCTCTCACTGTGAGACGGGATTGTCTGTTTCATCGGACCTGCTGTGACAgcaacaatttcacaattgattacaggggttggattctgctgttactgtttctgctctacacccaggactgcattttattcattctgacaggtggtcagtggggatggtcggagggtttctttctgctggactggccggtctcaccactttgcctccagtgggctgatgctctttgacccttgttgctaatacctggcttcaaattgcacaaggatcacacagtgaaagggtgtttggaagtttgaagatatttagtttccatttctgtttcaaatCCCCCAAAGgatgccacgttgccatggagatgggccctggcggttacatggttcctttgtttaatttatctgaatGTCCCTCACAGAAGGAAAGTATCAGGTTAtgtggggcaagttgtctgaggtggactgggaaactgattggtacagggaatacctaatgtataaggaattattacatatttaccagagggtcggttagctcagttggctggacggctggtttgtgatgcagagcaaggccaacaaagaggattcaactcccgtactggctgagtttattcatgaaggccctgccttcacaaccaggcctctcgcctgaggtgtgctgacctcaATCatctccagtcagctctctctctgtcaaaggcgaGAGCACTCTAAGGGATTTTTGCAACATGTATTttgcatatatacaacaaataggggctgtttagcacagggctaagtcgctggctttgaaagcagaccaaggcagcccagcagcacggttcaattcctgtaccagcctccccgaacaggcgctagaatgtggcgactaggagcttttcatagtaacttcatttgaagcctacttgtgacaataagcgattttcatttcattttcatttttcaatatagattcctttaaggaacaaaaatccaacaggaaaagttatGTAACAGTGGCTcaaaagaaaagttaaagattaatGAGATCCgttggaattcagcaaaggaggaccaagaaactgatgagagcaaactggctagaAACATAAAAACCAATTGGAAAAGCTTCTACAGGAATGGGAAATGGaagagattagcaaagaccaatgtgggtccattccaggcagagacaggagagtttataatggggagtaaggaaat
This portion of the Scyliorhinus torazame isolate Kashiwa2021f chromosome 5, sScyTor2.1, whole genome shotgun sequence genome encodes:
- the LOC140421828 gene encoding uncharacterized protein translates to MEKPWKCGDCGKGYRFPSELEIHRRSHTGERPFTCSKCGKGFTQLPHLRSHQRVHTGERPFTCSQCGKGFAHLSTLRRHQRVHTGERPFTCSQCGKGFTQLSHLRTHQRLHTVERPFTCSECGKGFTDVSTLRTHQRVHTGERPFTCSQCGKRFTQLSHLQTHQRVHTGERPFTCSQCGKGFAYLSSLQKHQRVHTGERPYTCSQCGKGFTQLSAMRTHQRVHTGERPFTCSKCGKRFAYLSSLQKHQRVHTGERPFTCSLCGKGFTRVSTLRRHKRVHTGERPFTCSQCGKGFAHLSYLRRHQRVHTGERPSTSHCETGLSVSSDLL